A portion of the Oncorhynchus nerka isolate Pitt River linkage group LG27, Oner_Uvic_2.0, whole genome shotgun sequence genome contains these proteins:
- the rfk gene encoding riboflavin kinase isoform X5 codes for MQSKRNNYSKSGANFPDSVVEHLPGDISTGIYYGWACVGSGDIHKMVMSIGWNPYYKNTKKSMETHVIHTFKEDFYGQILSVVMVGYIRPERSYDSLGKNALIAAINHDIEEAKRNLELPEHLKLKEDNFFRATASTSMTTSNKIMNGH; via the exons atgcagagcaaaaggaacaactactccaagtctggAG CCAACTTCCCAGACTCCGTGGTGGAGCACCTCCCTGGCGACATCAGCACAGGGATCTACTATGGCTGGGCATGCGTGGGCAGCGGAGACATCCACAAGATGGTGATGAGCATCGGCTGGAACCCCTACTACAAAAACACCAAGAAATCCATG GAGACTCATGTGATACACACATTTAAGGAAGATTTCTATGGACAGATCCTCAGTGTAGTCATGGTGGGCTACATCCGTCCAGAGAGGAGCTATGACTCGCTTGGTAAGA ATGCCCTCATAGCAGCAATCAACCATGACATTGAGGAGGCCAAGAGAAACCTGGAGCTCCCAGAACACCTCAAACTCAAAGAGGACAACTTCTTTAGAGCCACCGCCAGCACGTCCATGACAACATCCAACAAGATCATGAACGGCCACTGA
- the LOC135565100 gene encoding proprotein convertase subtilisin/kexin type 5-like yields SLRLSLSVSHFGNTITWTCDRCDPSCSKCRGRGSGDCLNCRDGYLYLKQSGQCLQTCPANYFPDTRAKICRKCHPTCKTCEDEGALFCKSCFEGFRFFGGICDSPCLVGLYAASAIWGLDPQCEKCDPSCLDCKGPGQWNCTVCPASQLLADDGRCLSCCGNETRHDSSPLPRECCDCRASQMECVFGVNFVFLGIEELPEGHIKVFILAIVLLVSALGAAVFLYLHLRSKTGAGLPQTKANGYKKLGTNGGWAGSDLDPASSIGDYSDRIVEDDEEEEDDDDEDIVYMGPDGTVYRKFKYGLLEEDEDIEMDYDDESYSFR; encoded by the exons TCTTTACGTCTCTCCCTTTCTGTAAGTCACTTCGGTAATACCATCACCTGGACTTGCGACCGGTGTGACCCGTCGTGTAGCAAGTGCAGgggtaggggcagtggggactgCCTGAACTGCCGTGATGGGTACCTCTACCTGAAGCAGTCGGGCCAATGCCTCCAGACGTGCCCCGCAAACTACTTCCCTGACACCAGAGCCAAAATCTGCCGCAAGTGCCACCCCACCTGCAAGACCTGCGAAG ATGagggagccctgttctgtaagtCGTGCTTCGAGGGCTTCAGGTTTTTTGGAGGGATATGTGACTCTCCCTGTCTCGTAGGACTTTACGCTGCTTCAGCTATTTGG GGCTTGGATCCACAGTGTGAGAAGTGTGACCCGTCCTGTCTGGACTGTAAGGGTCCTGGTCAGTGGAACTGCACTGTGTGCCCAGCCAGCCAGCTCCTAGCTGATGACGGCCGCTGTCTGTCCTGTTGCGGCAACGAGACCAGACACGACAGCAGCCCCCTCCCCCGAGAGTGTTGTGACTGCCGGGCATCACAAA TGGAATGCGTCTTTGGGGTGAACTTTGTGTTCCTGGGCATCGAGGAGCTGCCAGAGGGACATATCAAGGTCTTCATCCTGGCCATCGTGCTCCTGGTGTCGGCCCTGGGTGCCGCTGTCTTCCTGTACCTCCACTTGCGCTCCAAAACGGGTGCTGGTTTACCCCAGACGAAGGCCAATGGCTACAAGAAGCTGGGCACCAAtgggggctgggctgggtcagactTAGACCCCGCTTCCTCCATTGGCGACTACAGTGACCGCATCGTTGAGGATGACGAGGAGGAAGAAGATGACGATGATGAAGATATTGTGTATATGGGTCCGGATGGTACAGTGTATCGGAAGTTTAAGTATGGACTCCTGGAGGAAGACGAGGACATTGAGATGGATTATGACGACGAGAGCTATTCCTTCAGATAA